The segment ACAATTGTTAGTGGATAAGACTAAGCACCTATCGACCTTACTGTTAGCGGCTTACTACAATTTTCATTCTGAGTGGTACTTTCGCCTCTTGTCACAAGGCACCTCTGGTGAAGGTGACAAAGAGACCTTTATCGCTGCAGCCCACGTCTTGAAAGAGCCCTACTACCAGGTGAAAACACGACTCGCTATTGATGGCTTTTTTGATGAGGATAACAGCTTCCATGGGATCTGCCTATATCAATTTAATCCGCAGCAAGACTACGAGCAGCACGCTTATGCCAAGCGTTGGATGGCCGAACATCTACAAGAGTATGCCACATATGATCCATCCTATGATGTCGAAAAGGACTTCTACGACAAATGGATGAAGCCAAGTAACGGAGAATCCATCGACGCCATGTTCGGCCATGCAAGCTTCCACAAGTTCGAACCACTCGCCTTGGCCAGAGAGCGAATCTACGTAGATCGTAGTGGTCGTCATTTCAGAGGGTTCAAAAGATACGACATTACAAAGGGCTTTGACattgagctcttcaattACAAGCTTCTACATCGCAAACTCTGCTCAGCTCGCCCACTCAAATTTAAATTTTATGAGTCCACTATGCATACCAAAGAATGGTCTGACATGTGTCGCTACCTCGCAGAACACATCAGATATTTACACAATACCCACCATTTGGCACTATCGGCACAAAATATACCATAAGCGTAATATCAACTACCATGGAATCAGCGATCGAAGTTCAATAACCTTCCTAAAGATCTAATCACTTCAGTTAATCATTACGTGGGAAGTGATTAGAGCTTAGAACTCCTTTTTAACATTAATCAAAGGTGATCACCAGCTAATTATCAGACGTCCCTTGGTGAAGTTTGAAAGTAAGATCGAGACTTGGAACCAATTGAGTTCTCATTACCAGGGCAGAGATAGCTATCCTTCATTAAGGTGTCATGCctgaagaaagaacaaaataTGCGGACAGCATATTAACAACTAAGAGCCCCTACGAGGCCACCGAAATAATTAGAATCAGATTGTCCCAAGCGAAGTTGTTAAATAAAGACTTTTATCTacttttcaaagagattaGTGACGCCAAGCGAAACTATACTCAGCAATTGCGTAAGATTGTAGCTGAGAATGAGGATTTGGATAAGATGCTGCAGACTCAGATGCTGGAAACTCAGGTTTTGACCACCAAGGAGATGGAGAATTTTGAGTTTGAATCTCTTGGTGATTTAAGACTTCTTTGGGATTCAATAATAGCTGTGTTAAGGACAGAATTGCGAGCCAATTCAGATTTATACCACGCTCTCAATAATGAAATTATTCAGACGTTAGAAAAATCTACAGAGAATGATACCAAATGGAGTGAGAGCAAAAGACTACATTCGAAGCTAAGCCAAATCGCCGCGACAATAGAGCATCACACTAGAAATGGCGATCGCGACGGAAAGTTGAATGCAGCAAATAACCAGTGGGATTCGGAAGTTCCGTCGCTATTTGAGTTATTTGAAACTATAGATTTCAACCGTTTGGAGATTCTCAAGAATTCTTCCTTGCGGTACCAAACTGGAATGAGCGATTACTTATTAAATATGACCAAACAGAGTGAGACCGCTATGACTAAAATGCTGGAGTTTGAACCTCAAAGTGAGGTCGATCGTTTTGCTCGTGAAGCAAGCAGATACAGTTTCCAAACGTTAGCCTCTGGAGAAGCTGGTAAGAATAGTATCCAGTCTAGCACTGTTTCAAAaaacaagagaaagagTACCTTGAGCAGCATTGGCCATCGATTCACCTCAAATTCGACAGTCTTACATCATGACTTGATGGATGGAGaattttcatcatcagagaATAATATCTCTCTTaaggagaagaaatcggGAAACAAACTCAAGTCAAAAGTGGGTTCAATATTCAGCAGAAACAAGTTGAAGAGTAAAAAATCCAGTACGTTTAACAAACCCATGGAGGCCACTATTGCTGAAACAAGCCATTCACCAGCTAATAATGAGCTTTCAAATAGGAGCAGGTCCGCAACCTCAAGCTCGGAAGCTAGTCAAGCGCGTCGTCCAACAATGCAAAACAGAGACTCAGATCCTCTATACAAGATCTCCAATCTTCAAACGATAAATGGTTCATTCAAGACCAAGCCAACCCTACCTGCAGCTCCCGAACATGAGTCCCCTTCACAGCAGGAACCTTCAGAAGCTATTAAAAGTGAGCGGGACTCTTCGCACACACCATTGTCTATTACTCAAGCACCTTTACAGCCTCAAACTAAATCTAAACAAACAAGCTCGGAGTTGCAAGCTGAACAGGAGCAGGTTGTCATGGGGGTCCCGGACCCTAGTACGTCTACTCAAAAACAGGCGGAGGCTAAAGGTTTACATATCCGTGCTCCCGCTCTTCCACCTTCTAGGAAGCAAAATATCACGAACAGAAATTCTGAAGTGTTTCGACAGCCCCCTCACATCTCTCGTAATGGCAGCAACATATCGGCTCAGCATGATCACGTTGCTAGTCCGCTGGCTTCGCAAATTACAGGTAGTATGGCGATATTGAACCCTCAGACGACAGGCTCCTCGGCGTCGTTGACTGGTcaaaatctcttccagcATGCGTCTCTGGAATCATCTCCTTTAGGTTTGAATGCAAGCATAGCCGAGCTTGTGAATGCCACATTTCAGGATGGAACACTCGTTGACTCCCAATTGATAGGTGAGATAGCCTTGAACTATGTCCCCAATACAGTTTTGAACTCGCCGCTGCCCATTGAAATCAATTTAAAGATACCAAAAGCAGCCAATTTCAGCAAAGTGATGCTGAACCAGGCATTCCTCGAGCGTATTGACTCtgaaaacttcaagatcaaccCTCAGTTTATCGACGGAAGAACTCTTGGTGCTATCAAATACTCTATGAAAGATCCTGTAATCCCC is part of the Torulaspora globosa chromosome 7, complete sequence genome and harbors:
- the SYP1 gene encoding Syp1p (ancestral locus Anc_1.151); the encoded protein is MPEERTKYADSILTTKSPYEATEIIRIRLSQAKLLNKDFYLLFKEISDAKRNYTQQLRKIVAENEDLDKMLQTQMLETQVLTTKEMENFEFESLGDLRLLWDSIIAVLRTELRANSDLYHALNNEIIQTLEKSTENDTKWSESKRLHSKLSQIAATIEHHTRNGDRDGKLNAANNQWDSEVPSLFELFETIDFNRLEILKNSSLRYQTGMSDYLLNMTKQSETAMTKMLEFEPQSEVDRFAREASRYSFQTLASGEAGKNSIQSSTVSKNKRKSTLSSIGHRFTSNSTVLHHDLMDGEFSSSENNISLKEKKSGNKLKSKVGSIFSRNKLKSKKSSTFNKPMEATIAETSHSPANNELSNRSRSATSSSEASQARRPTMQNRDSDPLYKISNLQTINGSFKTKPTLPAAPEHESPSQQEPSEAIKSERDSSHTPLSITQAPLQPQTKSKQTSSELQAEQEQVVMGVPDPSTSTQKQAEAKGLHIRAPALPPSRKQNITNRNSEVFRQPPHISRNGSNISAQHDHVASPLASQITGSMAILNPQTTGSSASLTGQNLFQHASLESSPLGLNASIAELVNATFQDGTLVDSQLIGEIALNYVPNTVLNSPLPIEINLKIPKAANFSKVMLNQAFLERIDSENFKINPQFIDGRTLGAIKYSMKDPVIPIVIHPVWRFEPHQASVVLTLKFAPTVPKEIKRLVLEDLVVFVSIDGAEVTSALSKPQGSFSKEKRRITWRFKEPLVLEEGGEERLIARFLTSQTAHESEKGIAAKFIIHGGAEQSAVGSDISMEYQELDENNPFGGLWNAVAATRTVAAGNYHGLA